Proteins encoded together in one Anoxybacillus flavithermus window:
- a CDS encoding YqhV family protein, with protein sequence MKTDATVWTMAGLRFLSAAIELSAAIVMLSFNDVKKALAVNTLLAVVGPTIFFVVMMIGLVAVANELSLFKLAWIGAGVVCILIGIYVVK encoded by the coding sequence ATGAAAACTGATGCAACGGTTTGGACGATGGCAGGGTTACGTTTTTTATCTGCAGCGATTGAGTTAAGCGCAGCGATCGTTATGTTGTCGTTCAACGACGTAAAAAAGGCGCTTGCGGTCAACACATTGCTTGCGGTTGTCGGTCCGACGATTTTTTTCGTTGTCATGATGATTGGGCTTGTGGCAGTAGCGAATGAGCTATCATTATTTAAGCTCGCATGGATCGGCGCTGGAGTTGTATGTATATTGATCGGTATTTATGTTGTGAAATGA
- the spoIIIAD gene encoding stage III sporulation protein AD translates to MPIDILQIVGLGLIATFLVTILNEHKSNISLLLTVFVGTVIFLFLIDRIQDIFRMVQTLANEAHVQTVYVETILKIIGIAYIAEFGAQISKDAGQGAIAGKIELGGKILILAMAIPILTALIETILSFLPMKG, encoded by the coding sequence ATACCCATTGATATTTTACAAATTGTTGGACTTGGATTGATTGCCACGTTTTTAGTGACGATTTTAAACGAACATAAGTCGAATATTTCGCTTTTGCTGACTGTGTTTGTCGGAACAGTTATTTTTTTATTCTTAATTGATCGCATCCAAGACATTTTTCGCATGGTTCAAACGTTAGCGAATGAAGCACACGTTCAAACGGTGTACGTTGAAACGATTTTGAAAATTATTGGCATTGCCTATATTGCGGAGTTTGGTGCACAAATTTCAAAAGATGCAGGACAGGGAGCGATTGCGGGAAAAATTGAACTTGGTGGGAAAATTTTAATTTTAGCGATGGCCATCCCAATTTTAACTGCTCTAATCGAAACCATTTTGAGTTTTCTTCCGATGAAGGGGTGA
- a CDS encoding SA1362 family protein: MRRRPFPLITLLIVLAIFGLTYRLWNDPIQLLKQAMIIVLIVAVFYAIYKWIQRQRFDHSYQKAVKQSKKLHHQKTKPTSKKQTRPTALKKKHATHLTVIEGKKGKKKNRASF, from the coding sequence TTGCGTCGGCGCCCATTCCCACTTATTACTTTGCTTATTGTATTAGCTATATTTGGCTTGACTTATCGTTTATGGAACGATCCGATTCAATTGTTGAAACAAGCGATGATCATCGTGCTCATCGTAGCTGTTTTTTACGCCATATACAAATGGATACAAAGACAGCGTTTCGATCATTCATATCAAAAAGCGGTAAAACAATCGAAAAAGCTTCACCATCAAAAAACAAAGCCGACGTCGAAAAAACAAACGCGCCCAACCGCTTTAAAGAAAAAGCACGCCACTCATTTAACAGTCATTGAAGGGAAAAAAGGGAAGAAAAAAAATCGGGCCTCTTTTTAA
- the efp gene encoding elongation factor P, producing the protein MISVNDFRTGLTIEVDGDIWRVIEFQHVKPGKGAAFVRSKLRNLRTGAIQEKTFRAGEKVNKAQIDNRKMQYLYANGDQHVFMDMESYEQIELPAKQIEHELKFLKENMEVFIMMYQGETIGVELPNTVELKVVETEPGIKGDTASGGSKPATLETGLVVQVPFFVNEGDVLIINTTDGTYVSRA; encoded by the coding sequence ATGATTTCAGTAAACGATTTTCGTACAGGCTTAACGATTGAAGTCGATGGTGACATTTGGCGCGTCATCGAATTCCAACATGTGAAACCAGGAAAAGGGGCGGCGTTCGTTCGCTCAAAACTTCGTAACTTGCGCACAGGCGCGATTCAAGAAAAAACGTTCCGCGCAGGTGAAAAAGTAAACAAAGCACAAATCGACAACCGCAAAATGCAATATTTATACGCAAACGGCGATCAACATGTGTTCATGGATATGGAATCATACGAGCAAATTGAACTACCTGCGAAACAAATTGAACATGAATTAAAGTTTTTAAAAGAAAACATGGAAGTATTTATTATGATGTACCAAGGTGAAACGATTGGTGTTGAATTGCCAAACACCGTTGAGTTAAAAGTTGTTGAAACAGAGCCAGGTATTAAAGGTGATACAGCATCAGGTGGTTCTAAACCAGCAACGTTAGAGACAGGTCTTGTCGTTCAAGTACCGTTCTTCGTCAACGAAGGCGATGTATTAATTATTAACACAACAGACGGCACATACGTATCACGTGCATAA
- the aroQ gene encoding type II 3-dehydroquinate dehydratase, whose product MVRFLLLNGPNLNRLGMREPHIYGHTTLAQLEKQLTEFASEYEVELTCYQSNYEGALIDQIHRAESLYDGIIFNPGAFTHYSYALRDAIASIQTPVIEVHISNIHAREPFRHQSVLAPVTAGQIVGLGVNGYRLAILALLDIVEGKGK is encoded by the coding sequence ATGGTTCGATTCCTCCTTTTAAACGGTCCGAACTTAAATCGTCTCGGCATGAGGGAGCCACACATTTATGGGCATACGACACTTGCACAACTAGAAAAACAGCTAACAGAATTTGCTAGTGAATATGAAGTAGAGTTAACGTGCTATCAAAGCAATTATGAAGGCGCGTTAATTGATCAAATTCATCGGGCGGAGTCGTTATATGACGGGATCATTTTCAATCCCGGAGCGTTTACGCATTACAGTTATGCCTTGCGTGATGCAATTGCAAGCATACAAACGCCAGTCATCGAAGTACATATTTCAAATATTCACGCAAGGGAGCCGTTTCGTCATCAATCTGTTCTTGCTCCTGTGACGGCCGGGCAAATTGTCGGTCTTGGCGTAAACGGATATCGATTGGCGATTTTAGCGTTGCTTGATATAGTTGAAGGGAAGGGGAAATAA
- the spoIIIAE gene encoding stage III sporulation protein AE, with the protein MKRAPILFFFLLFFLPSIVQASPPTNELVKQQAEQVGVESIKQYWDHIVQQYGGLLPESQKGSFWQFINGEKELSLSEWLQAFIKFLLYELMANGKLLSMLILLTIFSLFLQSLQNAFSYHAVSKVAHAVVYMVLMIIALNSFHVAVTYAKEAIQTMTSFMIALLPILLALMASSGGVVSVAFFHPIVLFFMNITGTVVERFSLPLLFLATILSIVSLLSEHYKVTKLANLLRNISVGSLGIMLTIFFGVLSVKGATTAIADGIAIRAAKFVAGNFIPIIGRMFTDAADTVVTASVLLKNTVGLFGVALLLLIAAFPALKILVIALIYQLAAAILQPMGGGIVISCLSIMGKSIMYVLVALMIVSLMFFLSMTVIIAAGNLTMMVR; encoded by the coding sequence ATGAAGCGCGCTCCGATTTTATTTTTCTTTCTTCTTTTTTTCTTGCCTTCTATTGTACAAGCTTCACCGCCAACAAATGAGCTAGTCAAACAACAAGCAGAACAAGTTGGGGTAGAGTCGATCAAGCAATATTGGGATCATATCGTTCAACAATACGGAGGGCTACTGCCGGAAAGTCAAAAAGGATCGTTTTGGCAGTTTATTAACGGGGAAAAAGAACTGTCGCTCAGCGAATGGTTGCAGGCGTTTATAAAGTTTTTATTGTATGAGCTTATGGCGAATGGAAAATTGCTAAGTATGCTTATTTTACTAACGATATTTAGCTTATTTTTACAATCGTTACAAAACGCATTTTCATATCACGCTGTGAGCAAAGTGGCGCATGCGGTTGTGTATATGGTGCTTATGATTATCGCATTAAATAGTTTTCATGTTGCGGTGACGTATGCGAAAGAAGCTATTCAGACGATGACAAGCTTTATGATTGCGCTTTTACCCATTTTACTGGCGCTTATGGCGTCATCGGGGGGAGTTGTATCTGTTGCCTTTTTCCATCCGATTGTGCTGTTTTTTATGAATATAACAGGAACGGTCGTTGAGCGTTTTTCATTGCCGCTTTTGTTTTTAGCGACAATTTTAAGCATTGTTAGCTTGTTGAGCGAACATTATAAAGTAACAAAACTAGCAAATTTGTTGCGCAACATTAGCGTCGGTTCACTCGGGATCATGTTGACGATTTTCTTCGGCGTGTTGTCTGTCAAAGGAGCGACAACCGCCATTGCCGATGGAATTGCGATACGGGCGGCTAAATTTGTCGCAGGAAACTTCATTCCCATTATTGGACGAATGTTCACTGATGCTGCTGACACCGTCGTCACTGCCTCCGTCTTATTAAAAAATACAGTTGGGTTGTTCGGAGTCGCTTTATTGCTCTTAATTGCAGCGTTTCCAGCGCTCAAAATTTTAGTCATCGCGCTTATTTATCAACTAGCAGCTGCTATATTACAACCGATGGGAGGCGGCATCGTCATTTCCTGTTTAAGCATCATGGGCAAAAGCATTATGTATGTACTTGTTGCTTTGATGATCGTATCGCTTATGTTTTTTTTAAGTATGACCGTCATCATTGCAGCAGGAAATTTAACGATGATGGTTCGCTGA
- the spoIIIAC gene encoding stage III sporulation protein AC: protein MGVDVDLIFRIAGVGIVVAFLHTVLEGFGKKEYAQWVTLLGFIYILFLVISIVQDLFQKIKSVFLFQS, encoded by the coding sequence ATGGGCGTTGACGTTGATTTAATTTTTCGCATTGCTGGTGTAGGCATTGTCGTTGCTTTTTTGCATACGGTGTTAGAAGGATTCGGAAAAAAGGAATATGCTCAATGGGTTACATTACTAGGGTTTATTTATATTTTATTTTTAGTTATTTCGATCGTCCAAGACTTATTTCAAAAAATTAAATCCGTTTTTTTGTTTCAAAGTTAG
- a CDS encoding M24 family metallopeptidase → MDKLQKLRAQFNEHGIDGFLITNEYNRRYMTNFTGTAGVVLISETDAVFITDFRYVEQATRQIEGYEIVQHTQTLIEEVAKQVERLGIQKLGFEQDDLSYATFSAYEKAIKATLVPVSGAVEKLRLIKSEAEIKILKEAAEIADAAFRHILDFIRPGVREIDVANELEFFMRKQGATSSSFDMIVASGVRSALPHGVATEKVIEKGELVTLDFGAYYKGYCSDITRTVAVGDVSDELKRIYDVVLQAQLRGVEHIRPGMTGREADALTRDYISACGFGEYFGHSTGHGLGMEVHEMPALSMRSDTVLQPGMVVTVEPGIYIAGLGGVRIEDDIVITENGNERLTLSPKDLITL, encoded by the coding sequence TTGGATAAATTACAAAAGCTTCGCGCGCAATTTAATGAACATGGCATTGACGGATTTCTCATTACAAATGAATATAACCGTCGCTATATGACGAATTTTACAGGAACGGCAGGTGTTGTTTTAATTAGCGAAACAGACGCCGTATTTATTACAGATTTTCGCTACGTTGAACAAGCGACAAGACAAATTGAAGGATATGAAATTGTGCAACATACGCAGACGCTCATTGAAGAAGTGGCGAAACAAGTCGAGCGATTAGGCATTCAAAAGCTCGGATTTGAACAAGACGATCTTTCATATGCAACGTTTTCAGCATATGAAAAAGCGATTAAAGCAACGCTTGTTCCTGTTTCCGGCGCGGTTGAAAAGTTACGCTTGATTAAGTCGGAAGCAGAGATTAAGATATTAAAGGAAGCAGCCGAGATTGCCGATGCCGCATTTCGCCATATTCTCGATTTTATTCGCCCAGGTGTGCGTGAAATAGATGTGGCAAATGAATTAGAGTTTTTTATGCGTAAACAAGGTGCGACAAGCTCGTCTTTTGACATGATTGTTGCTTCTGGTGTGCGTTCAGCATTGCCACATGGGGTGGCGACAGAGAAAGTCATCGAAAAAGGTGAGCTCGTCACGCTTGATTTTGGCGCATATTATAAAGGATATTGCTCTGATATTACGAGAACGGTTGCAGTTGGAGATGTAAGCGACGAGTTAAAGCGCATATATGATGTCGTGTTGCAAGCTCAGCTTCGTGGTGTTGAACATATTCGTCCAGGGATGACAGGACGAGAGGCAGATGCGCTCACACGTGATTACATTTCCGCTTGTGGATTTGGCGAATACTTTGGGCATTCTACTGGTCATGGTCTTGGCATGGAAGTGCATGAAATGCCGGCGCTTTCAATGCGTTCGGATACAGTACTACAGCCGGGAATGGTTGTGACGGTCGAACCAGGCATTTACATAGCGGGATTAGGCGGTGTTCGCATTGAAGATGACATTGTCATTACAGAAAACGGCAATGAGCGGCTCACTCTTTCACCAAAAGATCTCATTACTTTATAG
- a CDS encoding DUF1385 domain-containing protein, translating into MSKNVYGGQAVIEGVMFAGRHHSVTAIRRKDGSIEYFHVPRETNKTLASLKKIPFLRGIFAIIQASANGSKHLQFSSERYDLDPHEDETLQAESPSKWTMILGAALIGVLSFLFGKFIFTLIPVFLAELTRPIFPSKTAQILVEGFFKLLLLLGYIYFISLTPLVKRLFQYHGAEHKVINAYENGLPLTVEHVQRQSRLHYRCGSSFILFTVIIGVFVYMFVPTEPLWVRVLNRLALIPVVLGLSFEVLQITNAVRHVPMLRWFGYPGLWLQRLTTKEPTNDQVEVAIASFQRLLELEGEATKQQEEVV; encoded by the coding sequence ATGAGCAAAAACGTATATGGTGGGCAGGCGGTCATTGAAGGTGTGATGTTTGCTGGACGTCATCATTCTGTCACAGCCATTCGTCGCAAAGACGGTTCGATTGAGTATTTCCACGTTCCACGCGAAACAAATAAAACGCTCGCTTCATTAAAGAAAATCCCGTTTCTTCGCGGCATTTTTGCGATTATCCAGGCAAGCGCAAACGGGTCAAAACATTTGCAGTTTTCAAGTGAACGATATGATCTTGATCCACATGAAGATGAAACTTTGCAAGCGGAATCGCCATCGAAATGGACGATGATTTTAGGCGCGGCGCTAATCGGTGTTTTATCGTTCCTATTTGGAAAATTTATTTTCACACTTATTCCTGTATTTTTAGCTGAATTAACGAGACCGATTTTCCCGTCGAAAACGGCACAAATACTTGTTGAAGGCTTTTTTAAACTTCTTTTGCTTTTGGGCTATATTTATTTTATTTCACTCACTCCACTTGTCAAACGACTGTTTCAATATCATGGAGCTGAACATAAAGTAATTAATGCCTACGAAAATGGTTTGCCATTGACCGTTGAGCACGTACAACGACAATCTCGTCTTCATTATCGTTGCGGTAGCAGCTTCATTTTATTTACTGTCATCATTGGCGTATTCGTTTACATGTTCGTACCAACTGAACCGCTTTGGGTACGCGTGTTAAACCGACTTGCGCTTATTCCTGTTGTATTAGGACTATCGTTTGAAGTATTACAAATTACAAACGCGGTGCGACATGTTCCAATGTTACGCTGGTTCGGCTACCCTGGTTTATGGTTACAACGATTAACAACGAAAGAACCGACTAATGATCAAGTAGAAGTAGCGATCGCATCATTTCAACGGTTGCTTGAGTTAGAGGGAGAAGCGACGAAACAGCAAGAAGAAGTGGTGTAA
- the spoIIIAB gene encoding stage III sporulation protein SpoIIIAB → MKWIGALCIILATTWSGFEASRLLRERTKQLRQLKMALQALEAEIMYGHTPLIDASLRLSQQLSKPLSWLFESFAQKLQKGTMNARQAWEESLHEIWKMTALKEGELEIMKQFGETLGQYDHEIQQNYIRLTMVHLEREEGDAIEKQQRYEKMMKSLGVLTGILIVLLLM, encoded by the coding sequence ATGAAATGGATCGGAGCATTATGCATCATATTAGCAACGACATGGTCCGGTTTTGAAGCATCGCGACTTTTACGAGAGCGTACAAAACAGTTACGTCAGTTAAAAATGGCGTTACAGGCGCTTGAAGCAGAAATTATGTACGGGCATACACCGTTAATAGACGCCTCCCTTCGCTTATCCCAGCAACTATCGAAACCGTTGTCATGGTTGTTTGAATCGTTTGCGCAAAAGTTGCAAAAAGGAACGATGAACGCACGTCAAGCTTGGGAAGAAAGTTTACATGAAATATGGAAAATGACCGCTTTAAAAGAAGGGGAATTGGAAATTATGAAGCAGTTTGGCGAGACGCTTGGACAGTACGATCATGAAATTCAACAAAATTACATTCGCTTAACGATGGTGCATTTAGAGAGAGAAGAAGGGGATGCCATTGAAAAACAACAGCGCTATGAAAAAATGATGAAAAGTTTAGGCGTGTTAACGGGCATTCTCATCGTGCTTTTACTCATGTAG
- the spoIIIAA gene encoding stage III sporulation protein AA encodes MQAVLNILPKTLVDAIQSFSIFPQSTIEEIRIRIHRPLEVIAGGRSYICPHVVQTEEGVELLNKLSQYSLYTIEEELKKGYITIQGGHRVGLAGKVIVEDGKVKAIRHITSFNIRMARQQIGIAEPLLPYLYDGRWMNTIIIGAPQTGKTTLLRDIARIVSGGVTEQHIAPRKVGIVDERSEIAGCVKGIPQFTFGCRVDVLDACPKAEGMMMMIRSMSPDVLVVDEIGSEADCTAILEAVHAGVGLFMTAHGRHLDDLMKRPSLRPIIEQAVFERFVELTNIGRPGTIQAIRDSNGRDVYRKMSVM; translated from the coding sequence ATGCAAGCAGTGTTGAATATATTGCCTAAAACGCTTGTTGATGCCATTCAATCGTTTTCTATTTTTCCCCAGTCTACGATTGAAGAAATTCGCATTCGTATTCATCGGCCGCTGGAAGTCATTGCTGGTGGGAGGTCGTACATATGTCCGCATGTTGTACAAACGGAAGAAGGTGTCGAACTATTAAATAAACTAAGTCAATATTCTCTTTACACAATCGAGGAAGAGTTAAAAAAAGGCTACATCACCATTCAAGGTGGGCATCGCGTTGGTTTAGCCGGAAAAGTGATTGTAGAAGACGGAAAAGTAAAAGCGATTCGACATATTACGTCATTTAACATCCGAATGGCCCGTCAACAAATCGGCATAGCTGAGCCACTTCTTCCTTACTTATACGACGGACGATGGATGAATACGATCATCATTGGCGCACCGCAAACAGGAAAAACAACACTCCTTCGCGATATTGCACGCATCGTCAGTGGCGGAGTGACAGAGCAGCATATTGCTCCTCGAAAAGTTGGCATTGTCGATGAACGATCAGAAATTGCTGGGTGTGTCAAAGGCATTCCGCAATTTACATTCGGATGCCGTGTCGATGTGCTCGATGCATGCCCAAAAGCAGAAGGGATGATGATGATGATTCGTTCGATGAGCCCGGACGTTCTTGTTGTCGATGAAATTGGAAGCGAAGCGGATTGTACGGCTATTTTAGAAGCGGTTCATGCAGGAGTTGGTTTATTTATGACAGCGCACGGTCGCCATTTGGACGATTTAATGAAGCGTCCATCGCTGCGTCCGATTATAGAACAAGCTGTATTTGAGCGCTTTGTTGAATTGACGAATATCGGACGTCCTGGAACGATTCAAGCCATTCGCGATTCAAACGGTCGTGATGTATATCGAAAGATGAGTGTGATGTAA
- a CDS encoding YqhR family membrane protein → MRCNILDKIKTEVIAVQTKMKQDAQLEQNKREKPMPVLAKVALIGFIGGVFWSFLAYCAYFFRFTEVAPNFILQPWAIGDWKNGALGQTIAILFIGIASVVAAFVYYAFLKNRQGIWPGVAFGIGLWVLVFYVLNPIFPQLKAVPQLERNTVVTMVCFYILYGMFIGYSISFEVAEMRRQKQADVVK, encoded by the coding sequence ATGAGATGCAACATTTTGGACAAGATAAAAACGGAGGTGATTGCTGTGCAAACAAAAATGAAACAAGATGCACAACTAGAACAAAACAAAAGAGAAAAGCCAATGCCTGTTTTAGCAAAAGTTGCATTGATTGGTTTTATTGGAGGTGTGTTTTGGAGTTTCCTCGCATACTGTGCTTATTTTTTCCGTTTTACAGAAGTAGCGCCAAATTTCATTTTGCAACCATGGGCAATCGGTGATTGGAAAAACGGAGCGCTCGGTCAGACGATTGCGATTTTGTTCATTGGGATTGCTTCTGTCGTTGCCGCGTTTGTATACTATGCTTTTTTAAAAAATCGCCAAGGTATTTGGCCAGGCGTCGCTTTCGGCATCGGGTTATGGGTGCTTGTTTTTTACGTATTAAATCCGATTTTCCCTCAATTAAAAGCTGTTCCACAACTTGAGCGAAATACGGTTGTTACGATGGTATGCTTTTACATTCTATATGGAATGTTTATCGGTTATTCCATTTCATTCGAAGTAGCAGAGATGAGGCGACAAAAACAGGCCGATGTGGTAAAATAA